A part of Larkinella insperata genomic DNA contains:
- a CDS encoding sigma 54-interacting transcriptional regulator gives MQKPINTPLASTVDCHVLIVEDEFVIANDLSLILGGAGYSVLGVSESVAEARGMIGQRKPDMVLLDIYLKGQETGIDLAKELEDSTIPFIFISANDNRSILEQVKATQPSGYIVKPFREKDILTTLEIGRYRHAHSAELKLREEKALQIALTDALSEKEPWETKLLKAAQLLQPHIPFDYLTIRHQKAASEHTYSYYRVGFEEYQIIRETDFLHLTKTTPEQLFRMQTSLVFEGAGRYNQEAFDRLSQQNPFIHLLATNFRLQSALVVPLKTGQAETFTITFLSRQPETYLGRHLALLERLEQPMLLTLERVLAFEEVARLSEQLQRENSYLLEEVKTAANFEEIIGTSQHLLRVFNQVSQVAPTDTTVLILGESGTGKELFARAIHNLSSRKDKILVKINCAALPATLIESELFGHEKGAFTGALDRRIGKFELAKGGTIFLDEIGEMPLELQAKLLRVLQEKEIERVGGNTLIKTDVRVIAATNRQLEKEVAEGRFRMDLYFRLSTFPIHLPPLRERKSDIPLLATFFAQKSARKLGKPFCGINDRVLGELVNYSWPGNIRELENVIEQAVILNNGQTPLELGRPLVSAFSVNLLASGSGENGRDAGALPSAQPRDLLDVKQIQQETEREYILGILKQTNGRIRGNGGAAELLNLKPTTLEYRMEKLGIRKVLTVYNPDAVS, from the coding sequence ATGCAAAAACCAATCAATACGCCACTGGCCTCGACCGTCGACTGCCATGTCCTCATCGTCGAAGACGAATTTGTGATTGCGAACGATTTGAGTCTGATTCTGGGCGGAGCGGGGTATTCCGTGTTGGGCGTGTCTGAATCAGTGGCCGAAGCCCGGGGCATGATCGGCCAGCGGAAGCCGGATATGGTTTTGCTGGATATCTACCTGAAAGGCCAGGAAACCGGCATTGACCTGGCCAAAGAACTGGAAGACAGTACCATCCCGTTTATTTTTATTTCGGCCAACGACAACCGCAGTATTCTCGAACAGGTAAAAGCCACACAACCCAGCGGTTACATTGTAAAGCCGTTTCGGGAAAAAGACATTCTGACGACGCTGGAAATCGGACGCTACCGGCATGCGCACAGCGCGGAACTGAAGCTGCGCGAAGAAAAGGCCCTGCAAATCGCCCTGACCGACGCCCTGTCGGAAAAGGAGCCCTGGGAAACCAAGCTGCTGAAGGCTGCGCAACTGCTTCAGCCGCACATCCCGTTCGATTACCTGACCATTCGGCACCAGAAAGCCGCATCCGAGCACACGTACAGCTACTACCGGGTGGGATTTGAAGAATACCAGATTATTCGCGAAACCGATTTTCTGCACCTTACCAAAACGACGCCCGAGCAACTGTTCCGGATGCAGACCAGCTTGGTTTTCGAAGGGGCGGGCCGCTACAATCAGGAAGCGTTCGACCGGTTGAGCCAGCAGAATCCTTTCATCCACCTGCTGGCAACCAACTTCCGGCTGCAATCGGCGCTGGTGGTGCCGCTGAAAACCGGGCAGGCCGAAACGTTCACGATTACTTTTCTCAGCCGCCAGCCCGAGACCTACCTGGGCCGTCACCTGGCGCTGCTCGAACGGCTGGAGCAACCCATGCTGCTGACGCTGGAGCGTGTTCTGGCGTTTGAGGAAGTGGCCCGGCTTAGTGAGCAGCTCCAACGGGAAAATTCTTACCTGCTGGAAGAGGTCAAAACCGCGGCTAATTTCGAGGAAATCATCGGAACCAGTCAGCACCTGCTGCGGGTGTTCAACCAGGTATCGCAGGTGGCACCCACCGATACAACGGTGTTGATACTGGGTGAAAGCGGAACGGGAAAAGAGCTTTTTGCCCGGGCCATCCACAATCTGTCGTCGCGCAAAGACAAAATTCTGGTCAAGATCAACTGCGCGGCCCTGCCCGCAACGCTGATTGAGTCGGAGTTGTTCGGGCACGAAAAGGGCGCATTCACGGGGGCGCTGGACCGGCGTATCGGCAAGTTTGAACTGGCCAAAGGCGGCACTATTTTTCTGGACGAAATCGGGGAAATGCCGCTGGAGCTTCAGGCCAAGCTGCTGCGGGTGTTGCAGGAAAAGGAGATTGAGCGCGTGGGTGGGAATACGCTGATTAAAACCGACGTGCGGGTTATTGCCGCCACCAACCGGCAGTTGGAGAAGGAAGTGGCCGAGGGTCGTTTTCGCATGGATTTGTACTTTCGGTTGTCAACGTTTCCGATTCACCTGCCGCCGTTGCGCGAACGAAAGAGCGACATACCGTTGCTGGCGACATTTTTCGCGCAGAAGTCGGCCCGCAAGCTTGGCAAACCGTTTTGTGGCATCAACGACCGGGTGTTGGGCGAACTGGTTAACTACTCGTGGCCGGGTAACATCCGCGAGCTGGAAAACGTCATCGAACAGGCCGTTATCTTGAACAACGGCCAGACTCCGCTGGAACTGGGCCGGCCGCTGGTGAGTGCGTTTTCGGTCAACCTGCTGGCGTCCGGTTCGGGGGAGAACGGCCGGGATGCCGGGGCCTTACCGTCTGCGCAGCCCCGCGATCTGCTGGATGTCAAGCAGATTCAGCAGGAAACCGAACGGGAGTACATTCTGGGTATTCTGAAGCAGACCAACGGACGCATCCGCGGCAACGGCGGGGCCGCCGAACTCCTCAATCTGAAACCCACGACGCTGGAATACCGCATGGAAAAGCTGGGTATCCGAAAAGTTCTGACCGTCTACAACCCGGACGCGGTTTCCTGA
- a CDS encoding alpha/beta fold hydrolase: MTNPIPETTDQAVSAGVKNVVLVHGTWADGSSWSKVIPLLEAKGLHVLAVQNPLTSLGDDVAATQRAIELQDGPVLLVGHSWGGVVVTQAGNHDKVAGLVYVAAVAPDEGQSFLDVVQTAPATPGNDQIRPDAYGFVSMSPQGIFEDFAQDLPEAEQKLILATQGPQAFTALTEKITKAAWKHKPSWFVVAANDRMINPDLERTLAKKLNASTVEVSTSHVAMLAQPEAVAAVILEAAGRV; this comes from the coding sequence ATGACAAATCCAATCCCTGAAACAACCGATCAAGCGGTTTCGGCCGGCGTAAAAAACGTAGTTCTGGTACACGGCACCTGGGCCGATGGCTCAAGCTGGTCCAAAGTAATTCCGCTGCTGGAGGCCAAAGGGCTGCATGTGCTGGCGGTGCAAAACCCGCTCACGTCGCTGGGCGACGACGTAGCTGCCACCCAGCGGGCGATTGAATTGCAGGACGGCCCGGTCCTGCTGGTGGGCCACTCCTGGGGCGGGGTCGTTGTTACGCAGGCCGGAAACCACGATAAGGTGGCCGGGCTGGTGTACGTAGCCGCGGTGGCTCCCGACGAAGGGCAGTCGTTTCTGGATGTGGTACAAACCGCCCCGGCGACTCCCGGTAACGACCAGATCCGCCCGGATGCGTACGGGTTCGTCAGCATGTCGCCCCAGGGAATTTTTGAAGACTTCGCCCAGGATTTGCCCGAAGCCGAACAGAAACTGATTCTGGCTACTCAGGGCCCCCAAGCCTTTACGGCTCTGACGGAGAAAATCACGAAAGCCGCCTGGAAACACAAGCCGTCGTGGTTTGTTGTAGCGGCCAATGACCGCATGATTAACCCGGATCTGGAACGAACGCTGGCGAAGAAACTGAATGCCTCCACCGTGGAAGTCAGCACCAGCCACGTGGCCATGCTGGCCCAGCCGGAAGCCGTTGCGGCCGTTATCCTGGAAGCCGCCGGACGGGTTTAG
- a CDS encoding tetratricopeptide repeat protein, whose amino-acid sequence MQYKRIVFFIVSAVCGFLVPGPPVAGQKPKNMAELERLVKQYRYHKPDSATYFAQQGMALARRQKDSTGVARMLVQLGMIDDNQGQYEQSEKKYRQALALFRKAGEKKSIATVTIRIGVVHLRNGNYDEAIRHFLQALKTSEGIGDAFGQMEANYSISWAHLDQQHYDQALRYLKIAERYDERLPFSNISLNICNHFGVIYRQTGDLKTAKHYLEKGIRLSNNKLEYQGLNITLINNLAAVYAKEGQKEKAIQLQEQALARSRAIDNYLRELQSLFGLAKTYGNDNLPKAVFYARQAVLLARAKGAHRQEMRYLKDLTGFYKAQSNYKEALTTKEREHALADSFFYKSMSEHIDALKSEYELSKSRDRIKQLNLINKQNELELGRSSLIRNVTFAGITLLLIILGLLYNQSRINQRNNREIAQKNQSLQSLVEEKEWLLKEIHHRVKNNLQIITSLLNSQSIYLKDKAALSAIRESQNRVHAMALLHQNLYQSERLSSIPMDRYIADIVDYLIDSFEYRSRLKKQLEVTTVELDVTLAVPLGLIINEAVTNSLKYAFLPDQDALIAIALHAENGNAYRLRIRDNGVGLPIDFDPRQSRSLGLTLIRGLSKQIGGTLEVTSQDGVQIELTFGQNPLA is encoded by the coding sequence ATGCAGTATAAACGGATTGTTTTTTTTATCGTCAGTGCGGTTTGCGGCTTCCTGGTTCCGGGGCCGCCGGTGGCCGGGCAAAAGCCGAAAAACATGGCGGAACTGGAGCGACTGGTGAAGCAGTATCGCTATCACAAACCGGATTCGGCCACCTATTTTGCGCAGCAAGGAATGGCACTGGCCCGGCGGCAGAAAGACAGTACGGGTGTGGCCCGGATGCTGGTTCAACTGGGAATGATCGACGACAATCAGGGGCAGTACGAACAGTCGGAGAAGAAATACCGGCAGGCGCTGGCCCTGTTCAGAAAAGCGGGGGAAAAGAAGAGCATCGCGACCGTTACCATCCGCATCGGCGTTGTTCACCTGCGAAACGGGAACTACGACGAAGCCATCCGCCACTTTCTACAGGCGTTGAAAACGTCGGAAGGAATCGGAGATGCGTTTGGGCAGATGGAGGCCAACTACAGCATTTCCTGGGCTCACCTCGACCAGCAACATTATGACCAGGCCCTGCGGTATTTGAAAATTGCAGAACGGTATGACGAACGGCTTCCGTTTTCAAATATTTCGCTCAACATCTGCAACCACTTTGGGGTCATTTACCGGCAGACGGGCGACCTGAAAACCGCTAAACACTACCTGGAAAAAGGCATTCGGCTGAGTAATAACAAGCTGGAGTACCAGGGGCTAAATATCACGTTAATCAATAACCTGGCGGCCGTTTACGCCAAAGAAGGCCAAAAAGAAAAAGCCATTCAGCTGCAGGAGCAGGCACTGGCCCGGTCGAGAGCAATTGATAATTACCTGCGGGAGTTGCAGTCGCTGTTTGGTTTGGCAAAAACGTACGGAAACGATAACCTGCCTAAAGCCGTTTTTTACGCCAGACAGGCGGTTTTGCTGGCCAGAGCCAAAGGCGCGCACCGGCAGGAGATGCGTTACCTGAAAGATTTGACGGGCTTTTATAAAGCGCAGAGCAATTATAAAGAAGCCCTGACGACCAAAGAGCGCGAACACGCCTTGGCCGACAGTTTTTTTTATAAGTCCATGTCGGAGCACATCGATGCCCTGAAATCAGAGTATGAGCTGAGTAAGTCCAGAGATCGCATCAAGCAACTGAATCTCATCAATAAACAAAATGAGCTGGAACTAGGGCGGTCGAGTTTGATCCGAAACGTTACGTTTGCCGGTATTACGCTGCTGCTCATTATTTTAGGGCTGTTGTACAACCAGTCCCGAATCAACCAGCGCAACAACCGGGAGATCGCCCAGAAAAATCAGTCACTTCAATCCCTGGTGGAAGAAAAGGAGTGGCTGCTCAAGGAAATTCACCACCGGGTGAAGAACAACCTGCAAATTATCACGAGCCTGCTCAACTCCCAGTCCATTTACCTGAAAGACAAAGCGGCCCTTTCGGCCATCCGGGAAAGCCAGAACCGGGTACACGCCATGGCGTTGCTGCACCAGAATCTCTACCAGTCCGAGCGGCTGTCGAGCATTCCGATGGACCGGTACATTGCCGACATTGTTGATTACCTGATCGACTCCTTCGAATACCGCAGCAGGCTCAAAAAGCAGTTGGAGGTAACGACGGTCGAGCTGGATGTCACCCTGGCCGTTCCGCTGGGACTGATTATCAACGAAGCCGTCACCAATTCGCTGAAGTACGCTTTTTTGCCGGATCAGGACGCCCTCATCGCCATTGCCCTGCACGCGGAGAATGGCAACGCCTACCGGTTGCGCATCCGCGACAATGGGGTTGGTTTACCGATCGACTTTGATCCCCGTCAGAGCCGTAGCCTGGGCCTGACTCTGATTCGGGGATTGAGCAAGCAGATTGGCGGTACCCTTGAGGTCACCAGCCAGGACGGTGTGCAAATTGAGCTGACGTTTGGTCAGAACCCTCTTGCCTAA
- a CDS encoding alpha/beta hydrolase — MTSAIHSKVVPLAVADDPAVSEQTKVFLAALNSAGGPPLETLSPAEARKVLVGAQASVEVDVSGIEESEKTITADGYTVKLNIVRPEGMEGVLPVFIFIHGGGWVLGDYPTHRRMVRDLVVLSGYCAVFVNYTPSPEAQYPQAIQEIYAATKWVAENGAEINVDGRRLAVVGNSVGGNMTAVTALMAKEKGGPDIKLQVMFWPIVDADFETESYQRYGENRFLTTSLMKWLYDQYTTDPAERKQIYASPLQATTDQLKGLPPALIQVAEADILRDEGEAYGRKLDEAGVTVTTVRYNGMIHDFGLLNGLATLPQVRSLFVQAAAELKKYLG; from the coding sequence ATGACAAGCGCAATTCATTCCAAAGTAGTCCCCCTGGCGGTAGCCGATGATCCGGCAGTTTCCGAACAAACCAAAGTTTTTTTAGCCGCACTTAACTCCGCTGGCGGTCCCCCACTCGAAACCCTGTCGCCTGCGGAGGCCCGGAAAGTGCTGGTAGGCGCCCAGGCTTCCGTAGAAGTAGACGTATCCGGTATTGAGGAATCGGAGAAAACCATCACGGCCGACGGCTACACCGTTAAGCTGAACATTGTCCGTCCGGAAGGCATGGAAGGGGTTCTGCCGGTTTTTATTTTTATTCACGGCGGAGGCTGGGTGCTAGGCGACTATCCGACGCACAGGCGGATGGTGCGCGACCTGGTGGTTTTGTCGGGCTACTGCGCCGTCTTTGTCAATTACACACCCAGCCCGGAAGCGCAGTATCCGCAGGCAATCCAGGAGATTTATGCCGCAACGAAATGGGTCGCCGAAAACGGGGCCGAGATTAACGTGGATGGCCGCCGACTGGCGGTGGTGGGCAATAGCGTGGGCGGTAACATGACGGCCGTCACGGCGCTGATGGCCAAGGAAAAAGGCGGTCCGGACATCAAACTCCAGGTCATGTTCTGGCCCATCGTAGACGCCGACTTTGAAACCGAATCATACCAGCGGTACGGCGAAAACCGCTTCCTGACAACCTCCCTGATGAAATGGCTGTATGACCAGTACACCACCGACCCGGCGGAGCGGAAGCAAATTTACGCATCGCCCCTGCAAGCCACGACCGATCAGCTAAAAGGCCTGCCGCCAGCGCTGATTCAGGTGGCTGAAGCAGATATCCTGCGGGACGAAGGGGAAGCGTACGGCCGGAAACTCGACGAAGCCGGCGTTACCGTTACAACGGTTCGGTACAACGGCATGATCCACGATTTCGGGCTGCTCAATGGTTTAGCCACCTTACCGCAGGTTCGTTCGCTGTTTGTACAGGCCGCAGCCGAGTTAAAAAAATACCTGGGCTAA
- a CDS encoding nuclear transport factor 2 family protein translates to MASSKHLIEEIYDHIARGNLSKVLPVLDEHIRVYVPESLPFGGAYLGRDGYVSMLSKAMQTWQTPIVRPQHYYLPENASDDLLIVSGEFEVTLPGAEATSVFPFVDQWRVRDRTIVELRIFYWDTARLLLDLHRAATGLTSQNSTSAADPESTF, encoded by the coding sequence ATGGCTTCTTCAAAGCACCTCATCGAAGAAATTTATGACCACATCGCCCGGGGAAATTTAAGCAAAGTGCTCCCGGTTCTGGACGAACACATCCGGGTGTACGTTCCCGAATCCCTGCCGTTCGGGGGCGCCTATCTGGGTCGTGACGGCTACGTTTCCATGCTCTCGAAGGCAATGCAAACCTGGCAAACACCGATTGTGCGACCTCAGCACTATTATCTTCCGGAGAACGCTTCCGACGACCTTCTGATTGTATCGGGCGAATTTGAGGTCACCCTTCCGGGAGCGGAGGCTACCAGCGTTTTTCCATTTGTGGACCAGTGGCGGGTGCGGGACCGCACCATTGTCGAACTGCGGATTTTTTACTGGGATACGGCCCGGCTACTGCTGGACCTCCACCGGGCAGCAACCGGCCTCACCTCCCAGAACAGCACCTCGGCGGCCGATCCGGAAAGCACGTTCTGA